From one Lycium ferocissimum isolate CSIRO_LF1 chromosome 7, AGI_CSIRO_Lferr_CH_V1, whole genome shotgun sequence genomic stretch:
- the LOC132062525 gene encoding transcription factor MUTE, whose amino-acid sequence MSHIAVERNRRRQMNENLKVLRSLTPCFYIKRGDQASVIAGVIEFIKELHLVLQSLEAKKRRKSLSPSPGPSTPRPLQLSPTPESPFNNNFKELGACCNSPVADVEAKICGSNVMLRTISKRIPGQIVKIINVLEKLSFEILHLNISTMQDTVLYSFVIKIGLECQLSVEELAVEVQKSFSSDVFCISEI is encoded by the exons ATGTCTCACATAGCAGTGGAGAGAAACAGGAGAAgacaaatgaatgaaaatctCAAGGTTTTGCGTTCCTTAACCCCTTGTTTCTACATCAAAAGG GGTGATCAAGCATCAGTTATAGCAGGAGTAATTGAATTCATCAAGGAGTTACACTTAGTTCTACAATCTCTAGAGGCAAAAAAGCGACGAAAGAGCCTAAGTCCTAGCCCTGGTCCTAGTACTCCAAGGCCATTGCAACTAAGTCCCACACCTGAAAGTCCATTTAATAATAACTTCAAGGAACTTGGAGCATGTTGCAATTCTCCAGTGGCTGATGTTGAAGCAAAAATATGTGGATCAAATGTTATGTTGAGAACAATCTCAAAGAGGATTCCTGGTCAAATTGTGAAGATAATCAATGTGTTAGAGAAGCTTTCTTTTGAGATTCTTCATCTCAACATCAGCACCATGCAGGATACAGTTCTATACTCCTTTGTCATCAAG ATAGGACTGGAGTGCCAACTGAGTGTGGAAGAGCTAGCCGTGGAAGTTCAAAAAAGCTTCTCATCTGATGTTTTTTGTATCAGTGAAATATAG